The Trichosurus vulpecula isolate mTriVul1 chromosome 4, mTriVul1.pri, whole genome shotgun sequence genome contains a region encoding:
- the SGSH gene encoding N-sulphoglucosamine sulphohydrolase: MSRSQLACCAFLLALGICLGLRQSHRNVLLILADDGGFESGIYNNSAISTPHLDALAQRSLIFHNAFTSVSSCSPSRASLLTGLPQHQNGMYGLHQNEHHFNSFDKVQSLPLLLSQANIRTGIIGKKHVGPEPVYPFDFAYTEENGSILQVGRNITRIKLLVRKFLETQDDRPFFLYVAFHDPHRCGHSQPKYGPFCEKFGSGESGMGWIPDWVPQIYAPEDVQVPYFIPDTPAARADLAAQYTTIGRMDQGIGLVLEELKGAGFLNDTLVIFTSDNGIPFPSGRTNLYWSGIAEPMLVSSPEHRNRWGQVSEAYVSLLDLVPTILDWFSIPYPSYSIFGTKTVHLTGRSLLPALLSEPPWSTVFSSQSHHEVTMYYPMRSVLHQNFHLVHNLNFKMPFPIDQDFYVSPTFQDLLNRTRSGQHTNWYKDLHHYYYRDRWELYDRKQDPWETQNLATDPNYREVLEMLKVQLTKWQWETNDPWVCAPDGVLEEKLSPQCQPLHNEL, translated from the exons ATGTCGCGGTCCCAGCTGGCCTGCTGCGCCTTTCTCTTAGCTCTCGGCATATGCCTGGGGCTGCGACAAAGCCACCGAAACGTGCTGCTTATTCTGG CGGATGATGGAGGCTTCGAGAGTGGTATATACAACAACAGTGCAATCTCAACCCCACACCTGGATGCCTTGGCACAAAGGAGCCTGATCTTCCATAATGCCTTCACCTCAGTCAGCAGCTGCTCCCCAAGTCGGGCTAGCCTCCTGACTGGCCTGCCACAG CATCAGAATGGGATGTACGGCTTACACCAGAACGAACATCATTTCAACTCCTTTGACAAGGTGCAAAGTCTGCCTCTGCTTCTCAGCCAGGCTAACATCCGCACAG GCATCATTGGGAAGAAGCATGTTGGGCCAGAGCCAGTGTACCCGTTTGACTTTGCCTACACAGAGGAGAATGGCTCCATCCTCCAGGTGGGAAGAAACATCACCCGCATAAAGCTGCTGGTCCGAAAATTCCTCGAGACCCAGGATGACAG GCCTTTCTTCCTCTATGTTGCTTTCCATGATCCTCACCGGTGTGGACATTCTCAGCCAAAGTATGGACCCTTCTGTGAGAAGTTTGGCAGTGGAGAGAGTGGGATGGGGTGGATCCCTGACTGGGTGCCCCAAATTTATGCCCCAGAGGATGTACAG GTCCCTTACTTCATCCCTGACACCCCAGCAGCCCGAGCTGACTTGGCTGCTCAGTACACCACCATTGGCCGAATGGACCAAG GGATAGGACTGGTGCTGGAGGAACTGAAGGGAGCTGGCTTCCTGAATGACACCCTGGTGATCTTCACTTCAGACAATGGCATCCCCTTCCCTAGTGGCAGGACCAACTTATACTGGTCAGGCATAGCCGAGCCCATGTTGGTGTCTTCTCCAGAGCACCGAAACCGTTGGGGCCAAGTCAGCGAGGCCTACGTCAGTCTCTTGG accTCGTGCCCACCATCTTGGATTGGTTCTCCATACCATACCCTAGCTATAGCATCTTTGGTACCAAGACAGTCCATCTCACTGGTCGTTCTCTCTTGCCGGCACTACTGTCGGAGCCACCCTGGTCCACGGTCTTCAGTAGCCAGAGTCACCATGAAGTCACAATGTACTACCCCATGCGGTCTGTGCTCCATCAGAATTTCCATCTAGTACACAACCTCAACTTCAAGATGCCCTTCCCTATCGACCAGGATTTCTACGTTTCCCCCACCTTCCAGGACCTGCTTAATCGCACCAGGTCTGGCCAGCATACAAACTGGTATAAGGACCTTCACCACTATTATTACCGAGATCGATGGGAACTCTATGACAGGAAACAAGACCCCTGGGAGACCCAGAACTTAGCCACTGACCCCAACTACAGGGAAGTGCTGGAGATGCTGAAGGTCCAGCTGACCAAGTGGCAGTGGGAGACCAATGACCCCTGGGTATGTGCTCCAGACGGTGTCTTGGAAGAGAAGCTCTCTCCCCAGTGTCAGCCCCTCCATAATGAGCTATGA